A window from Moritella yayanosii encodes these proteins:
- the flhB gene encoding flagellar biosynthesis protein FlhB produces the protein MAEKDGQEQTEDATEKKLTQAREKGQVVRSKELATTFVLTATGIAFLAFGDALARALVMNMTSLFQLEREDIFRPDALLEIVSVSIKPLFWPLFGIMIVGFFAGIIGNIIMGGMVFSGESIRPKASKMSPKAGLKRMMGSQAMVELVKSIAKVAVVVTIALLVLKTQFLQIMEFSLQPLHISIIQSLNFLTDVFIWLCASLIIIVAIDVPYQYWKHAKELRMTKQEVKDEMKDVNGNPQLKSKIRQMQMEISQRRMMSDVPDADVIITNPTHYSVALKYEKSGNAAPKVVAKGVDQVAFRIREMAKEHKIPILESAALTRAIYHSTEIDDTIPEGLFIAVAQILAYVYQLEQFKQRKGNRPKPLPKAMDIPDDLKY, from the coding sequence ATGGCTGAAAAAGACGGTCAAGAACAAACCGAAGACGCCACCGAGAAAAAGCTCACCCAAGCCAGGGAGAAAGGCCAGGTAGTTCGTTCGAAAGAACTTGCGACGACCTTTGTACTGACGGCGACAGGTATAGCTTTCCTTGCTTTTGGTGATGCGTTGGCACGTGCGCTTGTTATGAATATGACTAGTTTATTTCAGCTTGAACGTGAAGATATTTTCAGACCGGATGCCTTGCTTGAAATTGTTAGCGTGAGTATTAAACCGTTATTTTGGCCATTATTCGGCATCATGATTGTGGGTTTTTTTGCTGGTATTATCGGTAATATTATCATGGGGGGCATGGTGTTTAGTGGTGAATCCATTCGTCCGAAAGCATCCAAAATGTCGCCTAAAGCAGGTCTTAAAAGAATGATGGGCTCACAAGCCATGGTTGAATTGGTTAAATCAATTGCCAAGGTCGCAGTTGTTGTGACGATTGCTTTGCTGGTATTAAAAACTCAATTCTTACAGATCATGGAGTTTAGTCTCCAACCATTGCATATTTCGATTATCCAATCGTTAAATTTTTTGACTGATGTTTTTATTTGGTTGTGCGCATCTTTGATTATCATTGTGGCTATTGACGTACCTTATCAATATTGGAAACACGCCAAAGAATTGCGGATGACCAAACAAGAAGTTAAAGATGAAATGAAAGATGTGAATGGTAACCCACAGTTAAAAAGCAAGATCAGGCAGATGCAGATGGAGATATCGCAACGTCGTATGATGAGTGATGTTCCTGACGCTGATGTGATTATTACCAACCCAACCCATTATTCGGTGGCGTTAAAATATGAAAAATCAGGTAATGCGGCTCCCAAAGTTGTGGCCAAAGGTGTTGACCAGGTAGCTTTCCGTATTCGTGAAATGGCGAAAGAACACAAAATACCTATCTTAGAATCTGCGGCGTTAACCCGTGCTATTTATCATAGCACTGAGATTGATGACACGATCCCTGAAGGGTTATTTATTGCGGTCGCACAGATCCTCGCTTATGTTTATCAACTTGAACAATTTAAGCAACGTAAAGGTAATCGGCCTAAACCGCTGCCCAAAGCCATGGATATTCCAGACGATTTGAAATATTAA
- the flhA gene encoding flagellar biosynthesis protein FlhA has translation MQVTANLSKIWGKRAKALENIGTPIVVLATLGMVVLPMPAFLLDVFFSFNIALSLLILLVSVYVRKPLDFAAFPTVLLIATLLRLALNVASTRVVLLEGHNGSGAAGEVIEAFGSVVIGGNLAVGLIVFMILMIINFAVVTKGAGRIAEVSARFTLDAMPGKQMAIDADLNAGIIDQEQAKLRREEVTQEADFYGSMDGASKFVKGDAVAGILILFINIIGGLIIGISQHDLSFAEAGEIYTLLTIGDGLVAQIPSLLLSIAAAIIVTRQNKDEKLGSQISSQMIANPEALAVVAVIMTVMGLVPGMPHLAFIGFGVLTGIWAWWLMKAAILREEEKTNIPDDAAIDATLNDQKDLDWDDVKPVDTIGLEVGYRLIPMVDKSQGGELLNRIKGVRKKLSQELGFLIPAVHIRDNLDLPPNCYSINIMGVSNGEIEIFHDKELAINPGQVYGKIEGIETIDPAFGLPALWINPQQRDQAQTLGYTAVDSATVVATHLSQLLLNNAAQLLGYEEVQNLLDVLAKTHPKLVETLVPEILPLGIVVKVLKGLLHDNVPIRDIRTIVETMAEYGSKTQDPEVLISACRVSLRRMIVQDINGLDSELPVVTLAPELEQILHQSLQAAGSEGAGIEPGLAERMQTSLTEVAQNQELAGQPAILLTSGVLRSTLAKFVKYSIPSLRVLSYQEVPDDKQIRIVSVVGQ, from the coding sequence ATGCAAGTAACAGCAAATCTATCGAAAATCTGGGGTAAAAGGGCGAAGGCGCTAGAAAATATCGGCACCCCGATCGTGGTGTTGGCTACGCTGGGCATGGTTGTATTGCCTATGCCTGCATTCCTGTTAGATGTGTTCTTTTCTTTTAATATCGCGTTGTCGTTATTAATCTTACTTGTCTCTGTATACGTAAGAAAACCGCTTGATTTTGCTGCATTTCCTACCGTATTGTTAATTGCAACGTTATTACGCTTAGCGCTTAATGTGGCATCGACCCGAGTGGTATTGTTAGAAGGGCATAATGGGAGTGGTGCTGCTGGAGAGGTGATTGAGGCTTTTGGTTCGGTGGTGATCGGCGGTAATTTGGCGGTTGGTCTTATCGTTTTTATGATTTTAATGATAATTAACTTTGCGGTGGTGACTAAGGGCGCGGGACGTATTGCGGAAGTGAGTGCGCGTTTTACCCTTGACGCCATGCCGGGCAAGCAAATGGCGATTGATGCCGATTTGAACGCTGGTATTATTGATCAAGAACAAGCCAAACTGCGCCGTGAAGAAGTTACTCAAGAAGCTGATTTTTATGGTTCGATGGACGGTGCCAGTAAATTTGTAAAAGGTGATGCGGTTGCAGGTATATTGATTTTATTTATCAATATTATCGGCGGCCTTATTATTGGTATTTCGCAGCATGATCTCAGTTTTGCTGAAGCTGGTGAAATTTACACATTATTGACCATTGGTGATGGTCTGGTTGCGCAGATACCGTCATTACTGTTATCTATCGCTGCCGCGATCATTGTTACCCGTCAAAATAAAGATGAAAAATTGGGCTCCCAAATAAGTAGCCAAATGATTGCGAATCCGGAAGCATTAGCGGTTGTCGCTGTTATTATGACGGTGATGGGGTTAGTACCTGGCATGCCACACCTTGCTTTTATCGGTTTTGGTGTACTTACTGGCATTTGGGCTTGGTGGTTAATGAAAGCTGCAATCCTACGTGAAGAAGAGAAAACTAATATTCCAGACGATGCTGCCATTGACGCGACGTTGAATGATCAAAAAGATCTCGACTGGGATGATGTTAAACCGGTAGACACGATTGGTTTGGAAGTGGGTTACCGCTTAATTCCTATGGTTGATAAAAGCCAGGGTGGTGAGTTATTAAACCGTATTAAAGGTGTACGTAAGAAACTTTCTCAAGAATTAGGTTTTTTGATCCCCGCGGTGCATATTCGCGACAACCTAGATCTGCCACCCAATTGTTATAGTATTAATATTATGGGCGTTTCCAATGGCGAAATTGAAATCTTCCACGATAAAGAGTTGGCTATTAACCCTGGTCAGGTTTACGGCAAGATCGAAGGAATTGAGACCATAGATCCAGCTTTTGGTTTACCTGCATTGTGGATTAACCCGCAACAGCGTGATCAAGCGCAAACCTTGGGTTATACAGCAGTTGACTCCGCCACTGTTGTTGCGACACACTTGAGCCAGTTATTACTGAATAATGCGGCACAATTGCTCGGTTATGAAGAAGTACAAAATTTATTAGATGTGTTAGCGAAAACACATCCGAAGTTAGTCGAAACTTTAGTCCCTGAGATTCTACCGTTAGGGATTGTTGTAAAAGTGCTAAAAGGGCTATTACATGATAATGTGCCAATTCGAGATATTCGTACTATTGTGGAAACGATGGCTGAATATGGCTCGAAAACGCAAGATCCAGAAGTATTAATTTCGGCTTGTCGAGTCAGTTTACGCCGCATGATTGTTCAGGATATTAATGGTCTCGATAGTGAATTACCTGTGGTCACACTGGCGCCCGAATTAGAACAAATATTACATCAGTCTTTACAGGCTGCTGGAAGTGAAGGTGCGGGTATTGAACCTGGATTAGCAGAGCGCATGCAAACATCGTTAACAGAAGTTGCGCAGAATCAAGAATTAGCGGGACAACCAGCGATCTTATTAACGTCTGGCGTATTAAGATCTACATTGGCTAAATTTGTGAAATATTCAATACCATCATTAAGAGTATTGTCTTACCAAGAAGTCCCCGATGATAAACAGATCCGTATTGTCAGTGTTGTCGGTCAATAA